In Thermostichus vulcanus str. 'Rupite', a genomic segment contains:
- a CDS encoding RNA polymerase sigma factor SigF, translating to MASTEDVKTRTTELLRLYHQRPDPCLRNRLVELNLGLVRKEAHHWRNQCTEGYDDLMQIGCLGLIQAIERFDITRGLAFSSFAMPYIRGEIQHYLRDKSPTMRIPRRWATLQRQAKKEIARLRQELGRPPSEAEVREALDLTEQEWQEMELALQNSLLLSLDAPIQTEEDSVALGEIVPDQRYRSFQLAEEDRIRLQNALAKLEQRTRTILEFVFFYDLTQKETAERLGISAVTVSRQVKKGLERLTKLLNQDIF from the coding sequence ATGGCATCTACTGAGGATGTTAAAACTCGCACTACTGAACTGTTGCGGCTGTACCACCAGCGTCCGGATCCCTGTTTGCGCAATCGTTTGGTGGAACTGAACCTGGGCTTGGTGCGTAAAGAAGCTCATCACTGGCGCAATCAATGCACGGAAGGGTACGACGACCTGATGCAAATTGGTTGCTTAGGGTTGATTCAGGCGATCGAACGCTTTGACATTACTCGTGGCTTGGCTTTTAGCTCCTTTGCCATGCCCTACATTCGGGGAGAAATTCAACACTACCTGCGGGACAAAAGCCCGACGATGCGGATCCCACGCCGCTGGGCTACCCTACAACGGCAAGCCAAGAAGGAGATCGCCCGGTTGCGGCAAGAGTTGGGCCGTCCTCCCTCCGAAGCCGAGGTGCGAGAAGCACTGGACTTGACGGAACAGGAATGGCAGGAGATGGAGCTAGCCCTACAAAACAGCCTTTTGCTCAGCCTGGATGCTCCCATTCAAACCGAAGAGGATAGCGTTGCTTTGGGTGAAATTGTTCCGGATCAGCGTTACCGCAGTTTTCAGTTGGCGGAAGAAGATCGCATTCGTCTCCAAAATGCCTTGGCCAAACTGGAGCAACGCACCCGCACCATTCTGGAGTTTGTCTTTTTCTACGACCTCACCCAAAAAGAGACGGCAGAGCGGCTGGGTATCAGTGCGGTCACCGTCTCGCGCCAGGTGAAAAAAGGTCTGGAACGCCTGACCAAGTTGTTAAATCAAGATATCTTTTGA
- a CDS encoding tetratricopeptide repeat protein — MPFQGAPTDLGVLVLGVGLLLGAAAWAWQLRRRNRAAQETETETVLPPPPADLSPAQTAQLDPFNRALSKQPQDPIAWYNRATLLDQMGQYQAALASYDRALELKPDFPQAWNNRASALDALGRHQEALASYDRALQLQPDFFEACFNQANTLGQLGRWEEALRAYNRALKISPDSPEAWYLHGLTLASLGRFEGSLTSYDKALAINPVDAQVWQSRGLALFRLERYADALASYERALQLGLESAALWASYGLAQHRLGKAMEALNSYDRALERDPERGQIWVYRGLALMDLNLYELAIHSFARTLQLDPDHAEAHYSQACCYAWEGQVPQAVQALEQALRLDPERYRPMLASEPYFDLIREDPSFAAFLTRADSSLSSATT, encoded by the coding sequence ATGCCGTTTCAGGGTGCCCCGACTGACCTGGGAGTGTTGGTGCTGGGGGTGGGTTTGTTGTTGGGGGCTGCGGCATGGGCCTGGCAGCTGCGGCGACGCAACCGAGCCGCCCAAGAGACAGAGACCGAAACGGTTTTGCCACCCCCACCGGCTGATCTCTCCCCAGCACAAACCGCCCAGCTGGATCCCTTCAACCGCGCCCTGTCCAAGCAACCGCAGGATCCCATCGCCTGGTACAACCGTGCTACCCTCCTCGACCAGATGGGTCAATACCAAGCGGCTCTGGCTAGCTACGACCGCGCTCTGGAGCTGAAGCCGGACTTTCCCCAAGCCTGGAACAACCGGGCCTCTGCCCTTGATGCTCTGGGCCGCCATCAGGAAGCGCTGGCCAGCTACGACCGTGCCCTGCAACTGCAGCCCGATTTCTTCGAAGCCTGCTTTAACCAAGCCAATACCCTTGGCCAGTTGGGTCGCTGGGAAGAAGCGTTGCGCGCCTACAACCGTGCCCTCAAGATCAGCCCGGATAGCCCAGAAGCCTGGTATCTACATGGGTTAACCCTGGCTTCTTTGGGTCGTTTCGAGGGATCCCTAACCAGCTACGACAAAGCACTCGCCATCAATCCGGTAGATGCCCAGGTGTGGCAAAGCCGTGGGTTAGCCCTGTTTCGGCTGGAACGCTACGCAGATGCTTTGGCCAGCTACGAACGGGCCCTGCAACTGGGGTTGGAATCGGCTGCCCTCTGGGCCAGCTACGGCCTCGCCCAGCACCGCCTGGGCAAGGCCATGGAAGCGCTCAACAGCTACGATCGTGCCCTAGAACGGGATCCGGAACGGGGACAAATTTGGGTTTATCGCGGCTTGGCCTTGATGGATTTGAACCTCTACGAGCTGGCCATTCACAGTTTTGCGCGAACCCTACAGTTGGATCCTGACCATGCAGAAGCCCATTACTCCCAAGCCTGTTGCTATGCCTGGGAGGGCCAAGTCCCCCAGGCGGTGCAAGCCCTAGAGCAAGCCCTGCGGTTGGATCCTGAACGATACCGCCCCATGTTAGCCTCGGAACCCTATTTCGACCTGATTCGGGAAGATCCCAGTTTTGCGGCCTTCTTGACAAGGGCGGATTCCTCGCTCTCATCAGCTACCACCTGA